In the Alkaliphilus oremlandii OhILAs genome, one interval contains:
- a CDS encoding S-layer homology domain-containing protein encodes MNNRNKLVLVISILLVFTMLGTVGAFAENFTELTGVKLIEDGKVSSEVLSGSTDIPLDATFKLNFSNGIYRVFNENENKIELYNVDNNNEKIDIELQIVKSDAYGDLVNKEDNKQNKDDKNQGNKNKGNKEDKNKEGQNLEAEGLEKSQSIALRPVEALQEGTKYQIVVHKDFKANNGATLKEDIHIGFTTMSLDKVVEVPFIDIADSSEKEAIESMFKRGYIHGKSETHFAPNENITRAEIATIMCRILELNEKEDISEYKDIKADEWYSEYIAKALKAEIIEAKDNMVRPNDNITKEEFKAIAYNGYKHMGKDIDNTLDFETKENVTRAEATAILNNLVNTIKK; translated from the coding sequence ATGAATAATAGGAATAAGTTAGTTTTAGTTATTTCAATTCTCTTAGTGTTTACTATGCTGGGTACAGTAGGTGCCTTTGCAGAAAACTTTACTGAGCTTACTGGAGTAAAGCTTATTGAAGATGGTAAGGTTTCAAGTGAAGTATTATCAGGAAGTACAGATATCCCTTTAGACGCTACTTTCAAGCTTAATTTTTCAAATGGAATATATAGAGTTTTCAATGAAAATGAAAATAAAATAGAACTTTATAATGTAGACAATAACAATGAGAAGATCGATATTGAGCTGCAAATTGTTAAGTCAGATGCATATGGAGACTTGGTGAATAAAGAGGATAATAAACAAAACAAAGACGATAAAAACCAAGGCAATAAAAATAAAGGGAATAAAGAAGACAAAAACAAAGAGGGACAAAACTTAGAGGCTGAAGGCTTAGAAAAAAGCCAAAGCATAGCGTTGAGGCCTGTAGAAGCATTACAAGAAGGTACAAAGTACCAAATTGTTGTACATAAGGACTTTAAAGCGAATAATGGCGCCACATTAAAGGAGGACATTCATATAGGGTTTACAACCATGTCTTTAGATAAAGTGGTTGAAGTACCATTTATAGATATAGCAGATAGCAGTGAAAAAGAAGCGATTGAATCTATGTTCAAAAGAGGATATATCCATGGGAAGAGTGAAACTCATTTTGCGCCTAACGAGAATATAACAAGAGCTGAAATAGCTACGATAATGTGCAGAATTTTAGAGCTAAATGAGAAAGAAGATATATCTGAGTATAAAGATATAAAGGCGGATGAGTGGTACAGTGAATATATAGCAAAAGCTCTGAAGGCAGAAATAATTGAAGCCAAAGATAACATGGTAAGACCGAATGATAATATTACTAAAGAAGAATTTAAGGCAATTGCGTATAATGGCTATAAGCATATGGGAAAGGACATAGACAATACGCTAGATTTTGAAACTAAAGAAAATGTAACGAGAGCAGAAGCTACTGCTATATTAAATAATCTAGTAAATACGATAAAAAAATAA